One window of Sardina pilchardus chromosome 2, fSarPil1.1, whole genome shotgun sequence genomic DNA carries:
- the mffb gene encoding mitochondrial fission factor homolog A, which yields MSETAYSPSTDMVEMNRIHYELEYTEGISQRMRIPDRLKVAAGAMEDHPAPLPDVPLPMMHVPERIVVAGDNADSRYSRPRDLDLIQATPVESVPLMAPPRVLTLTDHSLDFLEPDPSSASQGNEGTPSPTKSHRERCVSENSVIRHQGPPTKHEAVSPSSAPPVRVCPPLVTPEDGQNLYSASGILTYIQCTTRRAYQQVLEVLDDPQHRVGHPVYDLSLECTPEEASLVDAASLRRQIVKLNRRLHLLEQENKERTRREMIMYSVTVAFWLVNTWVWFRR from the exons ATGAGTGAAACGGCATACTCACCCTCTACCGATATGGTAGAAATGAATCGCATCCATTATGAGTTAGAGTACACGGAAGGCATCAGTCAGCGTATGCGCATCCCAGACAGACTCAAAGTTGCTGCTGGTGCGATGGAGGACCATCCTGCCCCTCTCCCCGATGTCCCTCTCCCCATGATGCATGTTCCAGAGAGGATAGTTGTGGCAG GTGACAATGCTGACTCCCGGTACAGCAGACCCAGGGACCTGGACCTGATCCAGGCCACTCCAGTGGAGTCGGTGCCCCTGATGGCCCCCCCACGGGTCCTCACTCTCACTGACCATTCACTGGACTTCCTTGAGCCAGACCCATCCAGTGCGTCTCAGGGAAATGAGGGG ACACCATCTCCCACAAAGTCCCATCGAGAGCGCTGCGTGAGTGAGAACTCTGTCATCCGCCACCAAGGGCCTCCAACCAAACATGAGGC tgTGAGTCCATCCTCGGCCCCTCCAGTGCGCGTGTGCCCTCCTCTCGTGACCCCTGAGGACGGCCAGAATCTCTACAGCGCCAGCGGCATTCTGACCTACATCCAGTGCACTACCCGCCGTGCCTACCAGCAGGTTCTAGAAGTGCTGGATGACCCCCAGCACAG AGTTGGCCACCCAGTTTATGACCTAAGTTTGGAATGCACCCCTGAGGAGGCCTCTCTGGTGGACGCTGCTTCACTTCGACGACAG ATCGTGAAGCTGAACCGGCGCCTCCACCTGCTGGAGCAAGAGAACAAAGAGAGGACCAGGAGGGAAATGATCATGTATTCTGTTACCGTGGCGTTCTGGCTAGTCAACACCTGGGTGTGGTTCCGACGTTAG
- the zgc:110269 gene encoding probable flap endonuclease 1 homolog yields the protein MGITKLADLIRNNAPGAIAHKQISDYTGKIIALDTSIIVNQFRTAVHTMPHLSPLTGLFFRTLAFLEWDIKPVYVIDGRPPEEKRAELERRAQNAGWNSPPRPRSNAVSSQTQDCLRLLKLMGVPALIAPGDAEALCAHLAKTGVVDAVASEDMDTLAFGGSLLLRQLNAKRDSDVTEFCLSKILEMLQLSQKEFVDLCILLGCDYCDKIGGLGPTRALSLIKKHRTIESVSHNINRKTHPVPLSWTYQRARNLFLESLQVATPELEWKEPDEEGLVGFLCMEKHVIKMDRILGRMEKFRKSRETKRKEREEAKAAGKSTQTGIKDFFRVTRKRQAVEAVCHGKEKQRKTK from the exons ATGGGGATCACCAAGCTGGCAGATTTAATTCGAAATAATGCTCCAGGTGCAATAGCTCATAAGCAGATAAGCGACTACACTG GAAAGATCATCGCTTTGGATACTTCTATTATTGTCAATCAGTTTCGCACCGCGGTTCATACAATGCCACATTTGAG TCCTCTGACAGGACTATTCTTTCGGACCCTTGCCTTTCTCGAATGGGACATCAAACCGGTGTATGTCATCGATGGGAGGCCCCCTGAAGAAAAAAGAGCTGAG TTGGAGAGAAGAGCTCAGAATGCAGGTTGGAACTCTCCCCCACGTCCACGCTCTAATGCAG TTTCTTCACAGACACAAGACTGTCTGCGGCTCCTTAAGCTCATGGGCGTCCCTGCTCTCATA GCACCTGGAGATGCAGAGGCCTTGTGTGCCCATCTTGCGAAGACTGGTGTGGTAGATGCAGTGGCATCAGAGGATATGGACACTTTAGCTTTTGGAGGTTCTCTTCTCCTTCGCCAGCTTAATGCTAAGAGAGACAG TGATGTCACAGAATTCTGCTTGTCCAAAATCTTAGAAATGCTACAACTTTCACAGAAGGAG TTTGTGGACTTGTGTATCTTGCTGGGATGTGACTACTGTGACAAGATCGGAGGTCTTGGGCCCACACGGGCCTTGTCTCTGATAAAGAAACACCGAACAATAGAGTCTGTGTCACATAACATCAATAGAAAG ACACACCCTGTCCCTCTCAGCTGGACCTATCAAAGAGCCCGTAACCTCTTCCTGGAGAGCCTGCAGGTGGCGACACCTGAGCTGGAATGGAAGGAGCCCGATGAGGAGGGTCTGGTGGGCTTCCTGTGCATGGAGAAACATGTTATAAA AATGGACAGAATTCTTGGACGGATGGAGAAATTCCGTAAATCTCGGGAGACTAaacggaaagaaagagaggaggcaaAAGCAGCTGGGAAAAGTACTCAAACAGGAATTAAAGATTTTTTCCGTGTGACACGGAAGCGACAG GCTGTAGAGGCAGTGTGCCACGGCAAAGAAAAACAACGGAAGACCAAATGA
- the agfg1b gene encoding arf-GAP domain and FG repeat-containing protein 1b isoform X1, which translates to MAASAKRKQEEKHLKMLREMTSLPANRKCFDCDQRGPTYANMTVGSFVCTTCSGILRGLNPPHRVKSISMTTFTQQEIDFLQKHSNEVCKHIWLGLYDDRSSAIPDFREPQKVKEFLQEKYEKKRWYVPPAQAKVIASVQASISGSSASSTSSTPEVQPLKTLHLSKTPSNQSPAISRVQPQSEKKFDLLSDLGGDIFATPPSQTAGSTNFANFANFNCPSAQSNSNSDFANFDSFGNSSGSSSSHFGTSAPSQPFTHPCHTGGGVSVPSLSSVASAPAPPATSAGDRYAALAELDSALGSSAPTGSAAQGGMFGAVPGATSVPTQPPLPVMQQGFVVAPSTNPFVAAGMAHEPMSTNPFQSNGRASAPASFGTGSMSMPAGFGNATSYCLPTSFSGTFQQPFPGQAPYAQPSAYHQQPNGAGFPVYGPAKPPMTSYGQGIAAPGMSNNPFMGGAPAGSYPSGGSSTNPFL; encoded by the exons ATGGCGGCGAGTGCGAAGAGAAAACAGGAGGAGAAGCACTTGAAGATGCTCCGGGAAATGACTAGCTTGCCTGCCAATAGGAAATGCTTTGATTGCGACCAGCGCGGCCCAACCTACGCCAACATGACAGTGGGCTCATTCGTTTGTACCACCTGTTCCGGGATTTT GCGTGGTCTCAACCCACCGCATCGTGTGAAGTCCATCTCTATGACAACATTCACACAACAGGAAATTGACTTCTTACAGAAACACAGCAATGAG GTTTGTAAACACATTTGGCTTGGGCTTTATGATGACAGAAGCTCTGCTATCCCAGACTTTCGTGAACCACAGAAGGTCAAGGAGTTCCTCCAAgaaaaatatgaaaagaaaagatG GTATGTCCCCCCAGCACAGGCCAAAGTCATCGCTTCAGTCCAGGCCTCCATCTCTGGGTCCTCTGCCAGCAGCACAAGCAGCACCCCTGAGGTGCAGCCTCTCAAAACCCTGCACCTGAGCAAGACTCCGTCCAACCAG TCCCCGGCAATCAGCCGTGTCCAGCCACAGTCAGAGAAAAAGTTTGACCTCCTCTCTGACCTCGGTGGAGACATATTTGCAACTCCACCCTCTCAGACAGCAGGCTCCACCAACTTTGCAAACTTTGCTAATTTCAACTGCCCTTCAG CGCAAAGTAACTCAAACTCAGACTTTGCCAATTTTGACTCATTTGGAAATTCCAGTGGGTCCTCGTCCTCACATTTCGGTACCTCAGCCCCCTCCCAGCCCTTCACTCATCCCTGTCATACAG GTGGCGGGGTGTCCGTGCCCTCGCTCTCCAGCGTGGCGTCGGCGCCCGCTCCACCCGCCACATCCGCAGGGGACCGCTACGCCGCCCTGGCCGAGCTGGACAGCGCCCTCGGCTCCTCGGCCCCCACAGGGAGCGCTGCTCAGGG GGGCATGTTTGGAGCAGTGCCAGGAGCCACCTCCGTGCCCACCCAGCCACCACTTCCTGTCATGCAGCAAGGCTTTGTTG ttGCTCCATCCACAAACCCATTTGTAGCTGCTGGTATGGCCCATGAGCCTATGTCCACCAACCCCTTCCAGAGTAATGGCAGAGCATCAGCTCCAG CCTCATTTGGAACAGGCTCCATGAGTATGCCAGCAGGATTCGGGAACGCCACCAGTTACTGCCTCCCCACCAGCTTCAGTGGGACGTTCCAGCAGCCCTTCCCAGGCCAGGCACCCTACGCTCAGCCCTCAGCTTACCACCAACAGCCCAATG GCGCCGGCTTCCCTGTCTACGGACCGGCCAAACCTCCCATGACCTCTTATGGGCAGGGGATCGCAGCCCCTGGCATGTCCAACAATCCATTCATG GGAGGTGCCCCCGCAGGATCATACCCCTCAGGAGGTTCTTCCACCAACCCCTTCCTGTGA
- the agfg1b gene encoding arf-GAP domain and FG repeat-containing protein 1b isoform X2: MAASAKRKQEEKHLKMLREMTSLPANRKCFDCDQRGPTYANMTVGSFVCTTCSGILRGLNPPHRVKSISMTTFTQQEIDFLQKHSNEVCKHIWLGLYDDRSSAIPDFREPQKVKEFLQEKYEKKRWYVPPAQAKVIASVQASISGSSASSTSSTPEVQPLKTLHLSKTPSNQSPAISRVQPQSEKKFDLLSDLGGDIFATPPSQTAGSTNFANFANFNCPSAQSNSNSDFANFDSFGNSSGSSSSHFGTSAPSQPFTHPCHTGGGVSVPSLSSVASAPAPPATSAGDRYAALAELDSALGSSAPTGSAAQGGMFGAVPGATSVPTQPPLPVMQQGFVVAPSTNPFVAAGMAHEPMSTNPFQSNGRASAPGSMSMPAGFGNATSYCLPTSFSGTFQQPFPGQAPYAQPSAYHQQPNGAGFPVYGPAKPPMTSYGQGIAAPGMSNNPFMGGAPAGSYPSGGSSTNPFL, translated from the exons ATGGCGGCGAGTGCGAAGAGAAAACAGGAGGAGAAGCACTTGAAGATGCTCCGGGAAATGACTAGCTTGCCTGCCAATAGGAAATGCTTTGATTGCGACCAGCGCGGCCCAACCTACGCCAACATGACAGTGGGCTCATTCGTTTGTACCACCTGTTCCGGGATTTT GCGTGGTCTCAACCCACCGCATCGTGTGAAGTCCATCTCTATGACAACATTCACACAACAGGAAATTGACTTCTTACAGAAACACAGCAATGAG GTTTGTAAACACATTTGGCTTGGGCTTTATGATGACAGAAGCTCTGCTATCCCAGACTTTCGTGAACCACAGAAGGTCAAGGAGTTCCTCCAAgaaaaatatgaaaagaaaagatG GTATGTCCCCCCAGCACAGGCCAAAGTCATCGCTTCAGTCCAGGCCTCCATCTCTGGGTCCTCTGCCAGCAGCACAAGCAGCACCCCTGAGGTGCAGCCTCTCAAAACCCTGCACCTGAGCAAGACTCCGTCCAACCAG TCCCCGGCAATCAGCCGTGTCCAGCCACAGTCAGAGAAAAAGTTTGACCTCCTCTCTGACCTCGGTGGAGACATATTTGCAACTCCACCCTCTCAGACAGCAGGCTCCACCAACTTTGCAAACTTTGCTAATTTCAACTGCCCTTCAG CGCAAAGTAACTCAAACTCAGACTTTGCCAATTTTGACTCATTTGGAAATTCCAGTGGGTCCTCGTCCTCACATTTCGGTACCTCAGCCCCCTCCCAGCCCTTCACTCATCCCTGTCATACAG GTGGCGGGGTGTCCGTGCCCTCGCTCTCCAGCGTGGCGTCGGCGCCCGCTCCACCCGCCACATCCGCAGGGGACCGCTACGCCGCCCTGGCCGAGCTGGACAGCGCCCTCGGCTCCTCGGCCCCCACAGGGAGCGCTGCTCAGGG GGGCATGTTTGGAGCAGTGCCAGGAGCCACCTCCGTGCCCACCCAGCCACCACTTCCTGTCATGCAGCAAGGCTTTGTTG ttGCTCCATCCACAAACCCATTTGTAGCTGCTGGTATGGCCCATGAGCCTATGTCCACCAACCCCTTCCAGAGTAATGGCAGAGCATCAGCTCCAG GCTCCATGAGTATGCCAGCAGGATTCGGGAACGCCACCAGTTACTGCCTCCCCACCAGCTTCAGTGGGACGTTCCAGCAGCCCTTCCCAGGCCAGGCACCCTACGCTCAGCCCTCAGCTTACCACCAACAGCCCAATG GCGCCGGCTTCCCTGTCTACGGACCGGCCAAACCTCCCATGACCTCTTATGGGCAGGGGATCGCAGCCCCTGGCATGTCCAACAATCCATTCATG GGAGGTGCCCCCGCAGGATCATACCCCTCAGGAGGTTCTTCCACCAACCCCTTCCTGTGA
- the agfg1b gene encoding arf-GAP domain and FG repeat-containing protein 1b isoform X3 — translation MRSSAIPDFREPQKVKEFLQEKYEKKRWYVPPAQAKVIASVQASISGSSASSTSSTPEVQPLKTLHLSKTPSNQSPAISRVQPQSEKKFDLLSDLGGDIFATPPSQTAGSTNFANFANFNCPSAQSNSNSDFANFDSFGNSSGSSSSHFGTSAPSQPFTHPCHTGGGVSVPSLSSVASAPAPPATSAGDRYAALAELDSALGSSAPTGSAAQGGMFGAVPGATSVPTQPPLPVMQQGFVVAPSTNPFVAAGMAHEPMSTNPFQSNGRASAPASFGTGSMSMPAGFGNATSYCLPTSFSGTFQQPFPGQAPYAQPSAYHQQPNGAGFPVYGPAKPPMTSYGQGIAAPGMSNNPFMGGAPAGSYPSGGSSTNPFL, via the exons ATGAG AAGCTCTGCTATCCCAGACTTTCGTGAACCACAGAAGGTCAAGGAGTTCCTCCAAgaaaaatatgaaaagaaaagatG GTATGTCCCCCCAGCACAGGCCAAAGTCATCGCTTCAGTCCAGGCCTCCATCTCTGGGTCCTCTGCCAGCAGCACAAGCAGCACCCCTGAGGTGCAGCCTCTCAAAACCCTGCACCTGAGCAAGACTCCGTCCAACCAG TCCCCGGCAATCAGCCGTGTCCAGCCACAGTCAGAGAAAAAGTTTGACCTCCTCTCTGACCTCGGTGGAGACATATTTGCAACTCCACCCTCTCAGACAGCAGGCTCCACCAACTTTGCAAACTTTGCTAATTTCAACTGCCCTTCAG CGCAAAGTAACTCAAACTCAGACTTTGCCAATTTTGACTCATTTGGAAATTCCAGTGGGTCCTCGTCCTCACATTTCGGTACCTCAGCCCCCTCCCAGCCCTTCACTCATCCCTGTCATACAG GTGGCGGGGTGTCCGTGCCCTCGCTCTCCAGCGTGGCGTCGGCGCCCGCTCCACCCGCCACATCCGCAGGGGACCGCTACGCCGCCCTGGCCGAGCTGGACAGCGCCCTCGGCTCCTCGGCCCCCACAGGGAGCGCTGCTCAGGG GGGCATGTTTGGAGCAGTGCCAGGAGCCACCTCCGTGCCCACCCAGCCACCACTTCCTGTCATGCAGCAAGGCTTTGTTG ttGCTCCATCCACAAACCCATTTGTAGCTGCTGGTATGGCCCATGAGCCTATGTCCACCAACCCCTTCCAGAGTAATGGCAGAGCATCAGCTCCAG CCTCATTTGGAACAGGCTCCATGAGTATGCCAGCAGGATTCGGGAACGCCACCAGTTACTGCCTCCCCACCAGCTTCAGTGGGACGTTCCAGCAGCCCTTCCCAGGCCAGGCACCCTACGCTCAGCCCTCAGCTTACCACCAACAGCCCAATG GCGCCGGCTTCCCTGTCTACGGACCGGCCAAACCTCCCATGACCTCTTATGGGCAGGGGATCGCAGCCCCTGGCATGTCCAACAATCCATTCATG GGAGGTGCCCCCGCAGGATCATACCCCTCAGGAGGTTCTTCCACCAACCCCTTCCTGTGA
- the fbxo36b gene encoding F-box only protein 36b, whose amino-acid sequence MASLIGGTLFEISGQGPAPMKDYFHLQITKTEVIWRWWKISLRSESTKPGEFRESHSDYLENSMLQSQVRVAFGTRIMQHTQALCEGHFDYLERLPERLLLRIMTYLNLEDIARLGQTSHAFRKLCVSNEFWEHTFRAHYNTVPEGVEMLASELGWKTVFFTSKLQLQMQISRRRQMTEEENCQDRKECTIPSLSYISDNDRGDCTTLE is encoded by the exons ATGGCGAGTCTCATAGGGGGAACTTTGTTCGAAATCAGCGGACAAGGGCCAGCTCCAATGAAGGATTACTTCCATCTTCAAATAACAAAAACAGAA GTGATTTGGAGATGGTGGAAGATTTCTTTGAGAAGCGAAAGCACAAAACCTGGAGAATTCAGGGAGTCACACTCTGATTATCTGGAGAACAGCATGTTACAGA GCCAGGTCAGAGTGGCATTCGGTACTCGCATCATGCAGCATACTCAAGCGCTATGTGAGGGACACTTCGATTACCTGGAACGCCTTCCCGAACGACTCCTACTTCGGATCATGACCTACCTCAATTTAGAAGACATTGCACGACTTGGACAAACGTCTCACGCTTTCAGAAAG cTGTGTGTCTCAAATGAATTTTGGGAACACACTTTCAGGGCTCACTACAACACAGTTCCCGAAGGTGTGGAGATGTTGGCCAGTGAGCTAGGATGGAAAACTGTTTTCTTTACCAGTAAGCTTCAGCTGCAGATGCAAATAAGTCGGCGAAGACAAATGACTGAGGAGGAAAATTGCCAAGATAGGAAAGAGTGCACTATTCCAAGTTTGAGCTACATAAGTGACAATGACCGAGGGGATTGTACTACCCTGGAGTGA
- the LOC134069029 gene encoding olfactory receptor 13D1 gives MQSSNESVQTGPTNSSTLEQLKTLNTVKTYVYSGAFLVTGLLTCLILVTVFGTRALRQRIYYILLCQHCVCVTCFNVAGAMLHGLRVLQTPVPRLVCWLIFDVQVALGRCLMITLTLMAVNVSLSVCCPLRYREFHHGACGVTLMAWIVALLNPVLFTILTCVQSPWEYVVAPDTLCSTALGGFGARVSGLVMLSLLVLLFIVSYVAICVEGCRAGHFSRSNKKAQRTIFIHTLQMSLHILPVFIIIAKVPLDLTGRIVNFLMLLLAQSLSPIVYGLRCYDIWSQLPLFLPHFLLPLWNWCDWSKSKHLQPPHAAH, from the exons ATGCAAAGTTCAAATGAGAGCGTTCAAACAG GGCCGACGAACAGCTCAACTCTGGAACAACTGAAGACACTTAACACAGTGAAGACCTATGTGTACTCAGGAGCATTCCTGGTCACTGGATTACTCACTTGTTTAATTCTGGTGACTGTGTTTGGGACCAGAGCTCTCAGGCAGAGGATTTACTACATCCTCTTGTGTCAGCACTGCGTCTGTGTGACATGCTTTAATGTGGCGGGGGCAATGTTGCACGGCCTTCGGGTCCTCCAAACACCAGTCCCACGCCTCGTATGCTGGCTGATCTTCGACGTGCAGGTGGCCCTCGGCCGCTGCCTCATGATCACCCTCACTCTGATGGCAGTCAACGTTTCCCTGTCCGTCTGCTGCCCATTGCGTTACCGAGAGTTCCACCACGGGGCCTGTGGCGTCACGCTGATGGCCTGGATCGTCGCACTCCTTAACCCGGTTCTGTTCACCATACTTACCTGCGTTCAGTCTCCATGGGAGTATGTGGTGGCGCCCGACACCCTCTGCTCCACCGCACTGGGTGGCTTTGGAGCACGAGTGTCTGGTCTGGTAATGCTGTCCCTCCTTGTTCTTCTCTTCATTGTAAGCTATGTGGCCATTTGTGTAGAGGGCTGCAGGGCAGGACACTTCTCACGCTCCAACAAGAAGGCGCAACGCACCATCTTCATCCACACCCTACAGATGAGTCTTCACATTCTCCCAGTGTTCATCATCATAGCAAAGGTGCCGCTAGACCTTACTGGAAGAATTGTAAActttttgatgttgttgttggccCAGTCCCTTAGCCCAATTGTGTATGGACTACGTTGCTATGACATTTGGTCTCAGTTGCCACTGTTCCTCCCTCATTTTCTGCTGCCTCTGTGGAACTGGTGTGATTGGAGCAAGTCTAAACACTTGCAGCCCCCACACGCTGCACATTAA